GGGCATGTCTGAAGACCCCCTTTGACCGTATTAATGACAATCTGGCCAAGCTGTGGTTCGAGCAGGCGGCCTTTCCGCGGATGGCGGCCCGGCTGGCGAATCACAACGCTGGCGTGGCGCTGGTGCCGTACTTCGCTCCGCCACTGTATTGCCGGCTGCCGGTGGTGACGACGGTGGGCGACATCGTACCCCTGGTGTTGCCCGAGTACCGCGGCGGCGCGCACGTGCGCGCGTATCTGACCCTGGCGCGCCGGGCCGTGCGCCGCAGCGCCCATGTGCTGACCTTCTCGGCCCACAGCCGCGCTGATATTATCACCCATCTCGGCCTGCCACCTGAACGGATCACTGTTGTGCCCCTGGCCGCAGGTGAACAATTCACTCCCGGCGACAGCGAGACCGCTCGTGAGGAGGTGGCCCGGCGCTACGGCATCGACACACCGTTTATCTACTACGTCGGGGGGCTCGACGCGCGCAAGAATGTCGCCACCCTGGTGCGCGCCTTTGCCCTGTTGCGCTCGCGTGGGGTGCAGGCGCAACTGGTCATCGCCGGGCGCCCGCTTGGCCGTGACCCGCGGCTGTTCCCCGACCTCGATGGCCTGATTGCCGATCTCGAACTGGGATCGAGCGTGAAGCGGATTGACGTGCCGGCAGCGGATGGACCGCTCTTTTATCGGGCCTGTACCGTCTTCGCCTATCCTTCCAGATACGAAGGCTTCGGCTTGCCGCCGCTGGAGGCGATGGCCTGCGGCGCGCCGGTGGTGACCAGCGACGCGAGCAGTTTGCCCGAAGTGGTCGGCACAGCGGCCCTGCGCGTCGCGCCGGACGATGTGGTAGGCTGGGCCGCCGCTCTGGGACGGGTGTTGAGTGACGCCCACCTGCAGGCTGACCTGCGCGCCCAGGGCCTGGCACGCGCCGCCCAGTTTTCGTATCGCAAGGTCGCCGAAGAAACGCTGCGGGTGTTGGAGCGGGTCGGCGCATGGCGAGCCGGGTGATGGTCAGCACGTAACTGCGTGCATCCCCGGCAATGTCTCGAAAACCATCAACGTTGGCATAAGCCGCTTGACGGCGGATCATCTCCAGGGCCCGCGCAAAGCTCGCCACCAGCGGGGGGATCGGGGCGGCATAGTTGCCCGATACGGTCATTCTTCGCCGGTTCTGGCGGCATAGCCGCCAGAACCGGCGAAAAACCCGGGGTTTGGAGTATGCCCCGGAGACGTTGCGCCAGTCCCAGGATCATCCCTTTGTAACTTGACAAATAGCGACGGGAGGCTATCTTATGAGGTGAGTTTCCTGGCCGAACGAGGATCGCGCAAAATGTTCATCCTGGACCCACGATCTCTCCATATCTCCACACCTCCGCACCTCCTTGCACCCGGCTGCCGGTACCGTCTTTCCCTGCATCCGCAAGGATGACCATCGCCGGAGTCCGCGTTGAGACCACGGGCTATACGCACGGCGGCACTGCTCGTCGCTCTGCTGGGGGCCTTACTGCCGGGGCCTTTCGTTGCGGCGCAAGATGGTAATGACCTCGGAGTCCAACGGTTTCTCGATGCTCAGCCCGGCGCCCTCAAAGGCTACCGCGACGACGGTCGCGGCGTCGCCGAGATCATCGAGAGCGCGGCCCTCTTCTACGGTCTGAGCCCCCGCCTGCATCTGGCGCTGCTCGAAGCCGCCTCAGGCCTGTTGAGCGACCCGGCCCCGACCGCTGCGGCCCTCCGGCAGCCCTTCGGCCCCGCCGGTCCCGAGGGCTTCGCCGTGCAGATTGACTGGGCCAGCCGCGAACTCCGCGCTGGCCTGGGACCCTACGAGCGCCCTCCAACGCTGCGCTTCAGCGACGGGCAAACCCTCACCCTCACCCTCGAACAGGCCCCTGAAGGGGTGGCCGTGCAACGC
This region of Chloroflexaceae bacterium genomic DNA includes:
- a CDS encoding glycosyltransferase family 4 protein codes for the protein MQVVISGSFWSQPTVGSGQYLHGLLRCLPRVAAEHHYLLLTPAYLPPGPGLPPGVDGACLKTPFDRINDNLAKLWFEQAAFPRMAARLANHNAGVALVPYFAPPLYCRLPVVTTVGDIVPLVLPEYRGGAHVRAYLTLARRAVRRSAHVLTFSAHSRADIITHLGLPPERITVVPLAAGEQFTPGDSETAREEVARRYGIDTPFIYYVGGLDARKNVATLVRAFALLRSRGVQAQLVIAGRPLGRDPRLFPDLDGLIADLELGSSVKRIDVPAADGPLFYRACTVFAYPSRYEGFGLPPLEAMACGAPVVTSDASSLPEVVGTAALRVAPDDVVGWAAALGRVLSDAHLQADLRAQGLARAAQFSYRKVAEETLRVLERVGAWRAG